One part of the Lotus japonicus ecotype B-129 chromosome 2, LjGifu_v1.2 genome encodes these proteins:
- the LOC130736355 gene encoding uncharacterized protein LOC130736355 has protein sequence MARAIEQLTAFLIEQVERAGNGGGHQPAEEDVYHGLDKFLKRDLPKFEGGYNPDGAYEWIRELDRIYETLVCADPRKVAFASYLLSREARTWWTGVRGRITPPEGARTWEIFRNAFLEKYFPADAMGRKEMEFMELKQGMMSVGEYAAKFEELCRFHLHYSATVDETSKCVKFEYGLRPDIRTVVGHDQIRNFATLVEKCRIF, from the coding sequence ATGGCAAGAGCTATTGAACAACTTACCGCTTTCTTGATCGAGCAAGTGGAAAGAGCTGGGAATGGAGGTGGACACCAACCAGCGGAAGAGGATGTCTACCAcggtttggacaagtttctgaAGCGAGATCTACCAAAGTTTGAAGGGGGTTACAATCCCGACGGAGCGTATGAGTGGATCCGAGAATTAGATAGGATTTATGAGACGTTAGTATGTGCTGACCCGCGTAAGGTTGcttttgctagttatttactttCACGAGAAGCTAGGACATGGTGGACTGGAGTAAGAGGAAGGATAACTCCACCGGAAGGAGCCAGAACCTGGGAGATCTTTAGGAATGCATTTCTCGAAAAGTACTTCCCGGCCGACGCAATGGGGAGGAAAGAGATGGAATTCATGGAGTTAAAGCAAGGTATGATGTCAGTAGGAGAGTATGCAGCTAAGTTTGAAGAACTGTGTCGGTTCCACCTGCATTATAGTGCAACAGTTGATGAGACCTCAAAGTGTGTCAAGTTTGAATATGGACTGAGGCCAGACATCAGGACTGTTGTGGGACATGACCAGATTCGGAACTTTGCTACTCTGGTCGAGAAATGTAGGATTTTTTAG